Sequence from the Amycolatopsis sp. NBC_00345 genome:
CATCGGGGCCGGCCGGCGACGGATGCTGCTCTGGCTGGTGCTGGTCGGGGTGGCGCAGTCGACATGCGTGGTCGCGTTCGCCGTCCTGCTGCGCGTACTGGTCGACCACGTCGAGCATCCGGCGCGGACCGTCGTGCGGCAGGTCGGCATCTACGCGCCGATCGAGCGGTGGTCCACGAGCTGGCTGCTCATCGCGCTCGCGGTGACCTCGGCAGTGACGGTGTTGCTCAAGGCGCTCAGCCCGCCGATGGGGGAGCGCCTCGCGCAAAGCTACGTGCATGCTGTTCGGGTCCGGCTGTTCGATCATGTTTCCGGCAGCCAGAACTGGGCGGCGGACCGGCGCGCGGTCGGCGTTACCGTGCTGCGGTTCACCGGTGACTCGGCAGCGCTGCGCAACTGGGCGGGCGAAGGCGTTGCCGCGCTGGTGGTCGACGGCGTTTTCGTGGTGTGCACGATGGGCGTGCTCGCGGTCATGCTCCCGGCGGCCGGCGCCGCCGCGGCCGGCTGGCTGGTGATCTGCCTCGGGGTCGCGCTGCTGTTCGGCAGGGCGTTGCGGAGCCGGGTCAGGGAGGCGCGTCGGCAGACCGGCCGGTTGGCCTCCTTCGTCAACGAGCGAGTCACCTACGCGGCGGTGATGCAGTCGCTCGGCCGGATTCGCCGGGAGCGTCGCCTATTGTCCCGGCACAGCAGGCGATTCAGCGAGGCGATGGTCCGCCAGGCCGGCTCGGTCGGCAGGCTCGTCGCGACGGCCGAGGCGGCCAGGATCGGGATCGTGGTCGCGGTGATCGGTGCCGCGGTCGAGGTCGGCGCGCGGGCGGACGTCATCACCTCGCTGGTATCCATCGCCGGGTTTCTCGGCGGCCCGCTGGTCTCGCTGACCCAGGCGCAGGAGGCCTGGCAGCGCTCGAAGATCGCCCGCCTCCGCATCACCGAGGTGATCGGCACCCCGGCCCTGCTCAGCCCGCCGGAGAAGGCACCGAAACTGGCCGACGGGCCTGGGCGACTGGAACTGGTCGATCTTCGGTTGCCGGGTGTGCGCTCCGGCGCGGACGCGGTTGTCGAACCGGGACAGCGGGTCGCGCTGCACGGTCCGCCCGGCGCCGGCAAGTCACTGCTGCTCGCGGTGATCGCCCGGCTGCACTCGGCCGACGGCGGCTCGGTGCTGCTGGACGGGCAGGATCTCGCCACCCACGATCCGGCATCGGTGGGAAGGGCGATCCGGCTGGTCACCCCGGACCTGCCGCTGCTACGCGGCACTGTGCGGGTCAACCTCGGCCACGGGAACGTGCCGCAGCGAGACCTCGACGAGTCGACTGCGACCCGGCTGGACGCGCTCGCGGCCTTCCAGCACCGGTTGGAGACCGCGCTCGCCGAGTCGCTACCGCACGGTCTCGCCACCCGCGTCGGCGAGGGTGGCCACGGCCTGTCCCGCGCGGGCCGGTACCAGGTCAGCCTGGCGCGGGCGTTGCGCGGCGCGCCTCGGGTGCTGCTGCTGGACTGGCCGGCCTCGGAGACCGCGCTCGCCGAGGACCTGCTCGACGAGCTGTTCGACAGCTACCCCGGCGTGCTGGTCTGCGTGACCGGCAACGCCGACCTGCCTGGCCGCGCCGATCTGCACTGGAGCGTCGAGGCGGAAACCCTGACCGTGCACAAAGCCTGCCACCCGATCATCCGGGATGTTGCACCTCCTCTTGGCTAAGAGGGGAGGACCCCTGTTACCTGATCCGTCGAAATCGTTCTGTCTACCGAAGGCAAATTCTTTTGCCCGTAGGGTGTGCCGTAGGCGTTGTTCCCCACATTGACCGGAACAGTGACACCTCCGTCAATCGGCGACGCCGGCCGGTCCACGTCCGCGCTCATGAGGGCGATTCTGTTGACCGCCAGGGGGGTGGTGGATTCGGACCAGACCGCGGCGTGTGTGGTGTGGGCGCTGGTCTCGGAGCCGCCGGCGATCCTGCCCACGCTGTTGATGGACGAGCCGGCGCTGCCCATGCCGCCGGCCAAGGTCCTGAGGTCGGTCGGGGTGCCGTAGTTCCCGCTACCGTCGCGCATCCACATCACCGTGTGCAGATCGCCATCGGCGAGTTCAGCGGTGCCGACGACGGCCCCGGCGGAGTTGATCCCGTTCGCCGCGCTGGTGCCCCCGTTCGGGAGCGTGCCCAGGTCGATGGCGCTGGTGTAGCCGGTCGCGGTGGATTTCCACACCACGGCGTGCACCGTGCCGGTGCCGGTCTCCGCGTAGCCGGCGATCGTGCTGGTGTCGATCTCCAACGCGACGCTCAGGTTGCCGCTGGGAAGGGTGCCCAGGTCGATCGGCGGTTTGTAGCCGGTACTGGTGGGCTTCCACACCACCGCGTGCGTCTTGCCGCCGGTGTCCGCGACACCCGCGACGTTGCCGGCGTCGTCCACGGAGGAGGCAATCGAGGTGTGTCCGCCGGCCAGCACGCCCAAATCCACGGCGCCCGCGTAGCCGCCGAGCAGGCCGGGCTTCCACGCGGTCGCGTGGGTCGTGCCGCCGAGCGCTTCCGAACTGCCGGACACGACACCGCCGGCGTTGACTCCGGTGGCGGAGCTGGTGGAGCCGCCGAGCAGGGTGCCGAGATCGAGGGGGCGGTTGTAGCCGGTGCCGGCCGGGGTCCAGACGACGGCGTGCAGGTCGTCAGCGGAGGTGATCGAGTGGCCGGCGACGATGCCCGCCGCATTGATCGCGGTCGCGTCGCTGTCGTTCTCGAGCGCGCCCAGGTCGAGCGGGGTGCCGTAGCCCCCGCCGGCGACCGGCCTCCAGACGACCGCGTGCGTCTGTCCGCCGGTGAGCTCGGACACGCCGACGATCAGGCCCGGACTGGCGCTGCTGATGGCGGCGGCGCGGCTGTCGTGGCCGCCGGGGAGTGTGCCGAGGTCTGTCGGTGCGGTCGCCGCTGCCGCCGGGGCTGGTGGCCCGATCAGGCAGATCACCAGTCCGGAGACCGCCGCGATGGCGAGTATGCGCATTCTGGTGCGGATCCAGCGGGCCGGCGTCGCCGGTAGCCGCAGGAATTCGTCGGGCATTTCGAACCCTTTCACGCTTACGTTGGTGCAGCGAATTTTCCGTCGGCGGCTACGCGCTCCCTTCCCTGTCGTTGCAATATATCTGCACGCACTAATGATTTGTCAGGCGTGCTGCGACGAGTTGACTCGATCGAATGAATGCGCCCTCGTTCGATTAGAGTTTGTCCGCGATAATGAAATGTGGTGATACTGTCGCGTGATTTCTGAGGGGCTCGATGTGGATCTTGCTATTGAGGTGAAGATGACCCACTGTCCGGCTGCGTTCGCGCAGCTAACTAAATATACCAACCTGCGCCACGATCGAGTGAAGATCGCGAACAGCCATCACGCTGGCCCAAGAGTGCGTCACTCGCTCGATGAATTGACGGAAATTTTGGCCGCAGTGTAGCGTGATATCGGAACTCTCTGGGATTGTTCCTAATTTAATTAAGGGGCAAATGTGCGCAAGAGAAACGTAATTGCCACGATGGTGACGTTTGGGGCTATGTTACTTTCCGCGAGCGCGTTCGGCGGAGCTTCGGCCACCGCGGCACCGGCCGCGCCGACCGGTGTGCCACTGCCACCGTCGTCGTGCTCTGCCGTGTACTTCGACATCGAACTCGGCCAGGGGGTCGACGTCTTCTGCAACCAGGCGCCGGCCACTTACCAGGTGATTGCCCAGTGCAACAACGGCGTAGAATTCTGGTCGTCGGATGGCACGGTGACCGTGGCGTATGCCGCACCGTCGATCGCCCTCTGTCGTGGTGGACTGCTCGCTCCCGCGGAGATCATCAGCTATTACGTCATCGAGTAGGCGAATTTCGGCGGCAGTGCCCGGCGGATTGACCGCCGGGCACCTGTCGTGTGCGTGGGGCGTGCCTCAGTCGAGGCAGAACTCGTGGCCCTCGATGTCCTGCATCACGATGCAGGACTCGTTGATGCCATCGGCAAGCAGCACCCGCTCGCGCACCGCGCCGAGCGCGATCAGCCGGGTGCACTCGGCCTCAAGAGTGGCGAGGCGCTCGTCACCCACGAGCCCGGTGCCGACCCGCACGTCGAGGTGCACCCGGTTCTTGACGACCTTGCCTTCGGGAACGCGCTGGAAAAACAGCCGCGGGCCCACCCCCGTGGGATCAACGCAGGCAAACGCCGAACCCTGACTCTCGGGCGGCAGCGAGCGATCGAACTCGGCCCAAGAGGCGAACCCCTCCGGCGGCGGCGGTACGACGTACCCCAGCACCTCGCACCAGAAACGAGCGACCCGCTCAGGTTCCGCGCAATCGAAGGTGACCTGGAACTGCTTGACTGACCCCATCGGTCCACCATAGTGGGCGCGCGCCGCGCACCGAGACCCCGGATGTCATCGCCGCGCGGGCCGCGGTCCCGCGTGGACACTGCGTGACTCACCCGATACGGGGGATGCGCCGGGCTGCGTGACGGTCCTCCGGGCGGTATCGGGCCTTGATGTGGACGCGTTCGCCCTGCGGGCCGAGGATGCTGAGGAACTCCACTGGGCGCTCGTCGGCGTTGCCGAACCAGTGCGGGAGGTGCGTGTCGAATTCGGCGACCTCGCCGTCTCTGAGGACGAAGTCCTTGTCGCCGAGTATGACGCGCAGGCGGCCATTGAGGACGTACAGCCAGTGGTAACCCTCGTGTGATCGCGGATCGGGCTCGCGGCCGTCGGTCAGACCGGCGGGGACGATGTGCTTGAACGCCTGCAGCCCGCCGGGATTGTGCGTCAACGGGAGGACGGTCATGCCGTTGCGGGTCCGCGGCCGCGGATGCACCCGGGGGTCGAGCTCGGCCGGGGCGCCGACCAGCTCGTCGATCGGCACCTGGTAGGCCCTGGCCAACGGCAGCAGGAGTTCCAGGCCCGGTTTGCGGTGCCCGGACTCCAGCCGCGACAGGGTGCTGATCGGAATTCCGGTGGTCTCCGACAAGGCGCTCAGGGTGGCGCCGCGGCGGCGGCGCAACCCCCGCAACCGGGGCCCGACCGCGGCCAGCACGGCGTCGACGTCCTCGCTCATGCGTTCACTCTGCCCCGCGCTTTGCGTTTTCCGCAAAGAACTTTGCTTCATTGCCAAAGTGGGCGGACTTTGGGGTTGGCAACAGCCGCCCCGCGCGGACCGCCCAGGAACCAACGAGAGGCCGAACGCCATGGACACCCGACGCTGGGACGAGATGTACCGCAGCCGCGACCGGATATTCAGCGGTAACCCCAACGGAGTCCTCGTCGCCGAGACCGTCGGCCTGCCACCGGGCCAGGCGCTCGACGTCGGCTGCGGTGAAGGCGCCGACGCACTCTGGCTGGCCCGCCACGGCTGGCAGGTCACCGCGGTCGACGTGTCCGAGACCGCCCTGCGCCGTGGCGCCGCCGCCACCGCAGCTGCCGCCACCGCTGCTGCCGCTGCCACGGACATCGCCGCCGCTGAGATCGCCGCTGCCACGGACATCAAGAGCCGGCTGGCGTGGGCACGAGCCGACCTCACCGTTATGCCGCTCCCAGCTGCCTCCTTCGACCTGGTGTCCATCCAGTACTTCCCGCTCCGGCGCGAGCCGGGCCACGCGGTGCTGCGCGGCCTGCTGAACGCCGTCGCCCCTGGCGGCACCCTGCTCTTCGCCACCCACGCCCTCGCGGATCCGGCTCCTCGTCAGGGGGAGGACCACCGCAACGACCACGGGGAGGGCTTCGACCCCGCCGACTACTACCAACCCGACACCATCGCCCATCTCCTCGACTCCACCTGGAACATCCTGACCAACGAAACCCGCCCCCGCGTCACCCCCGCTCCCGCCGGCACACACCACACCCACGACGCCGTCCTGCGAGCACAACGCCTGCCCTGAGGTCGACTGTCGTGTGTGGACAGTCCGAGCTGAAGCAGAGAGCCGGACCGTGCGAGCCCAACCGCGGGGCGTCAGAACGGCGGATCGCCAGCCCCGGCGCTCGCGGTGGCCGGAGTGGTGGACCAAGTGCCGTCGGAGCCTTCCGGAGACGCCGAGGTGGAGCGGGCGACGCGGTTCACCGTGGTGGTGGCGTAGCGCAGCGACGGGCCGATCTCGTCCACCTGGAGTTCGACGACCGTGCGCTTCTCGCCCTCTTTCGTTTCGAAGGAGCGCTGCACCAGGCGGCCCTGCACGATCACGCGGGTGCCGCGCGTCAGCGACTCCGCCGCGTTTTCCGCGGCCTGGCGCCACAGGCTGCAGCGGAGGAACAGCGCCTCGCCGTCTTTCCATTCGTTGGTCTGGCGGTCGAGGGCGCGCGGGGTCGACGCGACGGTGAAGCTCGCGACCGCGGCGCCGGTGGCGGTGAAACGCAGCTCCGGATCGGACGTGAGGTTCCCGACGACGGTGATGACGGTGTCTCCGGCCATGGCTCTTCTCCTGGGTTCCCGGCGGCGCCTCGGGGCGGGCGGCCGCTCTCGGGAGACAGGAGACCATCCGGGTACGACAATTTCGGGCCGCCGGACGTCACCCCATCAGGTGGTTCGGTGGCTGTCCGGCCGGCCACCGCGCCGGAACGGGCGGGGATCAGCACCCCGCGGACGAGCGTGACCTGGCGCTTTCCGCGATCGCCCGCCTGAACCGTCCCGGTTCCCGCCGTTCGGCCGTTGTCCCGCGGCCCCGGGCGGCGGCACCATGGCCAGGCCGCCGAAGCCGAAGGGAACCGGATGAGGACGTGGACGAAGACCCGCGCGGTCGTGGTGACAGTGCTGGCCGCGTCGGCCGTGGTCGCGGCCCCGGCGACGGCCGCGACCGGGCCCGCGACGGACTGCTGCGGCGGCCCGTCGTCGTGGACGACCGGGGACAAGTCCGCGCTCGGCACGGCCGCGGCGGGCACCGCGAGCCCGGTCTGGTACACCGTCGCCAACGGCGTCACGTCGGAGGTCTTCTACCCGCGCGCCGATGTCCCGAACATGCAGGACATGCAGTACGTCGTCACCGACGGCTCCTC
This genomic interval carries:
- a CDS encoding ABC transporter ATP-binding protein encodes the protein MPSAIGAGRRRMLLWLVLVGVAQSTCVVAFAVLLRVLVDHVEHPARTVVRQVGIYAPIERWSTSWLLIALAVTSAVTVLLKALSPPMGERLAQSYVHAVRVRLFDHVSGSQNWAADRRAVGVTVLRFTGDSAALRNWAGEGVAALVVDGVFVVCTMGVLAVMLPAAGAAAAGWLVICLGVALLFGRALRSRVREARRQTGRLASFVNERVTYAAVMQSLGRIRRERRLLSRHSRRFSEAMVRQAGSVGRLVATAEAARIGIVVAVIGAAVEVGARADVITSLVSIAGFLGGPLVSLTQAQEAWQRSKIARLRITEVIGTPALLSPPEKAPKLADGPGRLELVDLRLPGVRSGADAVVEPGQRVALHGPPGAGKSLLLAVIARLHSADGGSVLLDGQDLATHDPASVGRAIRLVTPDLPLLRGTVRVNLGHGNVPQRDLDESTATRLDALAAFQHRLETALAESLPHGLATRVGEGGHGLSRAGRYQVSLARALRGAPRVLLLDWPASETALAEDLLDELFDSYPGVLVCVTGNADLPGRADLHWSVEAETLTVHKACHPIIRDVAPPLG
- a CDS encoding VOC family protein, yielding MGSVKQFQVTFDCAEPERVARFWCEVLGYVVPPPPEGFASWAEFDRSLPPESQGSAFACVDPTGVGPRLFFQRVPEGKVVKNRVHLDVRVGTGLVGDERLATLEAECTRLIALGAVRERVLLADGINESCIVMQDIEGHEFCLD
- a CDS encoding helix-turn-helix domain-containing protein, giving the protein MSEDVDAVLAAVGPRLRGLRRRRGATLSALSETTGIPISTLSRLESGHRKPGLELLLPLARAYQVPIDELVGAPAELDPRVHPRPRTRNGMTVLPLTHNPGGLQAFKHIVPAGLTDGREPDPRSHEGYHWLYVLNGRLRVILGDKDFVLRDGEVAEFDTHLPHWFGNADERPVEFLSILGPQGERVHIKARYRPEDRHAARRIPRIG
- a CDS encoding class I SAM-dependent methyltransferase gives rise to the protein MDTRRWDEMYRSRDRIFSGNPNGVLVAETVGLPPGQALDVGCGEGADALWLARHGWQVTAVDVSETALRRGAAATAAAATAAAAATDIAAAEIAAATDIKSRLAWARADLTVMPLPAASFDLVSIQYFPLRREPGHAVLRGLLNAVAPGGTLLFATHALADPAPRQGEDHRNDHGEGFDPADYYQPDTIAHLLDSTWNILTNETRPRVTPAPAGTHHTHDAVLRAQRLP
- a CDS encoding single-stranded DNA-binding protein encodes the protein MAGDTVITVVGNLTSDPELRFTATGAAVASFTVASTPRALDRQTNEWKDGEALFLRCSLWRQAAENAAESLTRGTRVIVQGRLVQRSFETKEGEKRTVVELQVDEIGPSLRYATTTVNRVARSTSASPEGSDGTWSTTPATASAGAGDPPF